In a single window of the Bradyrhizobium sp. ORS 285 genome:
- a CDS encoding ABC transporter permease, translated as MSDATATRPASRGAGLLRRIDPAVAASFGCILLLLLVGSLYSRSFLSPDYLLQQLKVASFLGVIATGMMLVILLGQIDLSVPWVVTSGAMMACAAAAHGTTGAILAIPCGILCGAAIGLLNGIGVAYLRIPSMIITLATNAVAQGLMVAYTGGFAPQDSASKAMRYLATGHAVPGLPNAVLAWAIIGGAAIWLLSRTTFGRAIYAIGNRERAAYLSGIDTRRITMAAFALSGALSAFGGVLLAGYASKAAQSMGDAYLLPSIAAVVLGGTHILGGRGSYLGTIAGVILITLLQSILSVMQISEAGRQLIYGAVIILMLLIYGRQKA; from the coding sequence ATGAGCGACGCAACGGCAACCCGGCCGGCCTCTCGTGGCGCTGGCCTACTGCGCCGGATCGATCCGGCGGTGGCGGCCTCGTTCGGCTGCATCCTGCTCTTGCTACTGGTCGGCAGTCTCTACTCGCGCAGCTTCCTGTCGCCGGACTATCTGCTGCAGCAGCTGAAGGTCGCGAGCTTCCTCGGCGTGATCGCGACTGGCATGATGCTGGTGATCCTGCTCGGCCAGATCGATCTGTCCGTGCCCTGGGTCGTGACATCCGGCGCGATGATGGCCTGCGCCGCCGCTGCGCATGGCACCACCGGCGCCATCCTCGCGATCCCCTGCGGCATTCTCTGCGGCGCCGCGATCGGCCTGCTCAACGGCATCGGCGTCGCTTATCTGCGTATTCCCTCGATGATCATCACGCTGGCCACCAACGCGGTCGCGCAAGGGCTGATGGTCGCCTACACCGGCGGCTTTGCGCCGCAGGATTCCGCTTCGAAGGCGATGCGCTATCTTGCCACCGGCCATGCCGTGCCCGGCCTTCCCAATGCCGTGCTGGCCTGGGCGATCATCGGCGGCGCCGCGATCTGGCTGTTGTCGCGCACCACCTTCGGCCGCGCCATCTACGCCATCGGCAACCGCGAGCGCGCCGCCTATCTCTCCGGCATCGACACGCGCCGGATCACGATGGCGGCCTTCGCGCTGTCTGGCGCCCTCTCCGCCTTCGGCGGCGTGCTGCTCGCGGGCTATGCGTCGAAGGCGGCGCAGTCGATGGGCGATGCCTATCTGCTGCCCTCGATCGCCGCCGTCGTGCTCGGCGGCACCCACATCCTCGGCGGCCGCGGCAGCTATCTCGGCACGATCGCCGGCGTCATCTTGATCACGCTGCTGCAATCGATCCTGTCGGTGATGCAGATCAGCGAAGCCGGCCGCCAGCTGATCTACGGCGCGGTGATCATCCTGATGCTGCTGATCTACGGCCGTCAGAAGGCGTGA